Within Paenibacillus sp. RUD330, the genomic segment GGTGCCGGCGTAGATGTTGGCGGTGTCGATGAAATTGATGCCGTTGCTGAAGGCGCTGTGCAGGATCGAGATGCTGGTCTCTTCATCGGCTCTCTTCCCGAAGGCGTTCGTGCCGAGGCCGATGGCCGACACGCGAAGCCCGCTTGCGCCTAGCTTCCGGTATTCCATGGTTATGTTCCTCCTTGACTGGTGGTGGGCGGCCCGGCCGGGCCGAGGCCGCGAATATTCCAGCGCTTCCAATCCATACTAGCGCTAGGCCGGCAATAGCGGCAATCCGAGTGAATCGAGGTGCAGCGAACGATGAAAGCCTGGAAGAGAAAATCAACCGCCGGCAAAAGGCGGATACCGCCGGCAGCGGCGTCCCTGCTGCTGCTGGCTGTTGTTGCCGTCGCCGGAGCCGCAGCGGCTCCATTCCGTCTCGACAAAGATGTCGTGGGCGATACGACGGTCGTCAGCGCTTCCCAGCTTGCCAAGCAAGCCGACTGCATCGCCGTCGGCCGCTTCTCGGACAGCGACCGGATGGTTCTGACCGACCGCACCGCTCCTCAGGGGAGGCTTGTGAATTTTGTCCAGCCGTTCACCGTGGAGCGGATGCTCAAATGCCCGTCCAGCAGCTCGGTCCGAATCATTACGACGGGCATCGAGCCGTTGCCGCCGCCTTCGCAGACGGAGGCCAACGAGCGTTATCCCGGAGCTTGGGCCTCCGGGCCGGATTACCTGGTTTTCCTCCAGAAGCTGGAAGGGCAGGACGGCTATCAGGTGCTCGGCTTGCTGAAGGGCGTATATCCGATTCAGGCCGGAAAGACGGTGAGCCTGGAGCGTCAAGGCTTTCCGGAGCTGAACGGGGTGTCCAAGGAAAATCTGGATTCCGTCGTGAAGGGACTTGAAGGCCGCTGAGCTTGCGGCTGAATTATAGCACAGATGGGCCTGGAGCCGCAGGCTTCCGAAGCGGGAGCAGCAGGATGCGGCTGCCTGGCAATGGCCTCGGCAGCCGCTCCGATCCGGCAGAGGCCAGCAGCTTCAGCAGCTCGGATGGAATGGCGGACAGGCTGCGGCGGTCCGCGATGAGCGCTGCCGTCCGATCGGGCCGGGCGATCATCGCGCCGAGGGCGGCTGCAGCCGCCCTTTCCGGACCGCCGGCAATCGGGATGAGCCGCTGGCCGCCGCGTAGAGGCGACGGGCTCAACAGCTTCACCAGACCGGGCTGATGGGACTGGACAACGAGCAGATCGGGCTGCTGCAGGGCTTCCGGAGCAGGAAGCCGAGAGCTCCGAGGCTTGCAGCGACGGATCGCTTTTTCGGAGTCGGAAAAGCCGGCCGCTTGGAGCCGGGAGCACAGCGCGGTCAGGAACAGCCGGGGATCGCTGTTGAACTCGGGGGCGCCCTCCGGGTTCCCGTGGCTGCAGCTGCCATAATTCACGCGGATAAGGCGTCCTCCCGCATCGCGGAGAAGGCCGAAGGAGGCGGAGGAGCATCCCAGCGCCAGCACCAGATCCGGCTTGGCGTGACGGCAGCCGTCCGCAAGGCCGAGGTTGAGCGGCGAGCCCGAGGGCAGCGAGTCCAGCCCGCCCAAGCTCGCTGCGGCGGCAATGCCCGTTAGATCAAGCAGCTGCCGGAGCTCGGCAGCGGCACCCGAATGTCGGACGTCCGCTCCGACAGCCAGGAGCGGACGCCTGGACGAGCGCAGGCCATCGATCAGGCGATCGAGATCGGCATCGCGGATCGGGGGCTCCGAGGCGAGCAGCTCCCAGTATTCATCCGATTCCTCGAAGGGCCGCAGCCGCAGGGAATCGGCGTCCCGCTCCAGGCGGATCCCGTCCAAGCGGAAGCAAGCCTGGAGAGAATGGGCGCGGGCGGCGAGGCAGAGCGCTTTGCCGATCTTGTCGTACAGGCCGGCTGCAAGCGCGTCGTCGTCGAACGAGGCTCCGTCCTCAGGCTGGAATGGAAGCAGCGCGCGATCGGCTGCAGCCCTATGCGGCGGCAATGCATAAGAACGTTCATGCTGTATATTCAATACCAATTGCAGCGTAGCGGAGCCGCCTGGCGATGCGCTTGTCCCGATGACGGCCGCGGCCAGTCCGCTTGCGGCGGAGCAGCCTTCGGCAGCAGCTTCGGCCAAGGCGAGATCCGGCATGCCTTCAGCGGCGATGCCGGAGCGGGCAGCAGCCGCGAGCAGGGATGCCTTCTCCGGAGAAAAGGCGGAACGGTCATGGAACAGATGACGGATTCCGTGGCGGGCGAGCAAGTTCATGACGGCGTCCGACAGTTTCATACCCGTTTGATGTCACTCCTTTGGATGGGATCTGGCTTCCGGTCATTCCAAGGGGCGGCTGCCGCGCAGCCGCTTCTTCTTCTCTATTTACATATGTTTTCAAGCCGGTCATGGAATGGGACATTCGGTGATTTCATCGGATCCGGACGTGAAATCGGGCGGATACGCAAAAAGAAGGCAGCCGGGATATTCCGGACTGCCTCGGTTCTACCAGGTCCGCGGACCGATGAGGTCGGCGAAGGTGGTCGTTTTGGGATAGGATTTGGCCAAAGCCATGCCTTTGCGGACTTCGGTGCGGACAGCGGCGAGCTCGGGACTGGAATAGAAGAACAGAACCTTCTCGTCGCGCCGGTCGACGGGCTTGATCGGCTTGTCGTACAGAATGAACGCGGCCCAGGCGTCGGCGATGTCCTCTCCCGCCTGATAAGCGCTGGCCTCGCGGAAGAACAGCTTCGTGTAGATGGCGGTCATGGGCTTGCCGGCCCGCGCATCCCGCACGACTTCCGGCGTCCAGAATTTGCTGTAGTACCGGGTCATCAGCGAGTCCTTGCGGAAATAAGCCCATTGGCCGCTTCCCGGAGCGGGACCCGCGTAAGCCGAGCCGACGATTCCGCCCGCTCCGTCCGCAGCCGCGGAAGGCGAGCCCAGATGGTCCAGCTCGGAGCCTGCCGGCCCTTGCTGGGTGACCAGGCGTCCGAGCTCATGGGCGAGCGCCCAGCGGGTGCGCTCCTTGGCTCCCGGGGTCAGGTCGGAAGGATCGAGGACGAGCCGGACCTGAGCCTTGCCGATCGTTTCCGTCCGGGAGACGGCTCCCCGCTTGATTTCCAGCCGGAACTGCCTGATGAGGGACAGATAGGCTTTCGGATACATGGCCTTCACCTGGGTCCATAGCTGCTCGGCGGCGGCCTGCTGCATCAAGGTGACTTTATATCCGCTCTCCGGATGCAGCTTCAGCTCTCCTGCGGCGCTGATGTCGTAAAGGCCGGCAGGAAGGGTGGAACCGTAGAGCTCGCTGCCTTTGATCCCGATCGCGGTCCGGTCGGCGGCAGGCAGCGCTTCGATCAGATCGGCCACGTCCCGATGGCTCTCCAGCATGTCGGCGTACAGGCCGTGCTCATACTGCTGCAGGCCAAGCTCGGCTTTCTCCTCCAGACGGGTGTAGGCGGATTGGGACAGCACCGGCTTGGCTGCGGCCAAAAACTTCGAGATGCCGCTGAAATAGGCCGTGCCGGCCAGCGTGCCGGAAGGGCTGTCCGGAGCTGCCAGGCCGCTCTCGGAGCCGCTGCCGCTGCCGGTTGAGCCGGAGGAAGCGCTGCCCGTCCCCGTCCCGGTCATGCGGCGGGCGCCGGCGTAGCGCTCCTGCCAGTATGCCGAGGAGAGGCTCGACAGCTTGACTCCATCCACCGTGGCGGCGGCGAACTCGCGGTTGCCGATATAGATGCCGGCGAAAGTGATCGCGGCGCCGCTGCGGAAAAAGACGGCGTCGCCCGGCAGAAGCAGGCTTTGTCCGCCTACGTCGGCTCCCTGCTTGAACTGCTCCGCGATCGTGCGCGGCAAGGTCACGGCCGCGGCCGAGTAGCGGTAGATGTAGTACAGGAAGCCTGAGGCGTCGAAGCCCGTTGGCGACGCGCCTCCGTAGGCATAGGGAGAGCCGAGCTGATCCAAGGCGTAATCGGCGATTGCTCCCGCAGCTTGCTGGCGGTCAGCGCTTCCTGCTGCCGATGCAGCTTGCGGGCTGCCGCCCGCTTGAGTTCCCTGCGCCGCCGGAGCGGAGCTGCCGCCCGCGCCGGAAGCCGACGAGACTGCGGGCGTTTGCGAGCCGCCGAGCATGCCTGCGGAAGCCTTGGCTGCGGTACCGTCCGCATAGGCTGTGCCCCGGGTCTCCGGTTTCTCGATGCCCGGCTGCTGAGACCGCAGTCCCTGCCCGCTGGCAACGGGAGATGTCTCTTGTCCTGCTTTTGCTCCCGATTCATATGATGACTTGCCCGGAACCGCGTATGCGGCCCCTCCCCCTGCTGCAAGCATGGCAATGGCCGTACCTGTCCAAATGATTCGCCTCAATAGGCTCACTCCTGACTGAATCTTGGTGTATGTAGGACGAATTTCGTCAAATCCTTCCGTATTATAACAGGATAGCGATTAGAGATAATCGGACCTAGGGCGCAAGGCATATATACAACGATATCCAGTTATCGAGATATTGAGGCCTTTATTATCCGTGAAAATGGAAGGATAAGGATCGGAACCAAGGCCCAACGGCTCAGCCAGGAAGAATTGAAGGTATTTTGTGGGTCTTTCGAACCGTAATTTTTTGCCGATCGCCGCAGCGCCGAATGATTCCAATAGGGGCGCAATCAGGTATAATGAGGCATAAAGATCGTCGGCGGACCGGATATTCGCCGGCGGGCGCGGCTCAGGCCGCAGGAGAGGAGGAGCATCGATGAACGATTCGAAGGTCATCTCGTTCCGCGGGGTGACCAAGCAGTACGATGACGACGTTCCCGTGCTGAAGGATGTCAGCTTCGACATCGAGCGGGGCAAGTTCTACACGCTGCTGGGGCCGTCAGGCTGCGGCAAGACGACCATTCTCCGGCTGATCGCCGGATTCATGGAGCCGACGGCCGGGGAGATTCTCATGGACGGCAAGAGCATCAACTCGGTCCCGGCCAACAAGCGGCAGGTCAATACGGTCTTTCAGGACTATGCGCTGTTCCCGCATCTCAACGTCTACGACAACGTCGCCTTCGGGCTGCGCATCCGCAAGCTCAAGGGAGCGGAGATCGAGCGCAAGGTGAAGGAAGCTCTCCGCTTCGTCAACCTGGAGGGGTACGACAAGCGCGAGATCCGGGAGATGTCCGGCGGCCAGCGGCAGCGGGTGGCGATCGCCCGCGCCATCGTCAACGAGCCGCAGGTGCTGCTGCTCGACGAGCCGCTCTCGGCGCTCGACCTCAAGCTGCGCTACGAGATGCAGTACGAGCTGCGCGAGCTGCAGCGGCGGCTCGGCATCACGTTCATCTTCGTCACGCATGACCAGGAGGAAGCGCTGGCGATGTCCGACGAGATTTTTGTCCTGAACAAGGGGATCATCGAGCAGAGCGGCACGCCGACGGATATCTACGACGAGCCGATCAACCGGTTCGTCGCCGACTTCATCGGGGAATCCAACATCGTGCCGGGACGCATGCTGGAGGACTACAAGGTGGAGTTCGCGGGACAGGCCTTCACCTGCGTCGACCGCGGCCTGCGCCGGGGAGAGCCGGTCGAGGTCGTGCTGCGTCCGGAGGATCTGGAGATGAAGCCGGCGGACGAGGGCCAGCTGCGCGCCGTCGTCGAGACCCAGCTGTTCCGCGGGGTGCATTACGAGATCATCTGCCGCGACGACATCGGCAACGAGTGGATGGTCCATTCGACCCGCAAGGCGATCGTCGGAGAGATCATCGGGCTTGATTTCGAGCCGGAGGCGATCCACGTCATGAGGTTCGGAGAGTCGGAGGCTGACTTCGACAGGCGTCTGGAGGGGTACGAGGACGCGGACGGGACGCGCGAGGCGGCCGAAGCGGGCGGAGCTGCCGGCGGCACGGATGCCGCGGGCGCGGCCGGAGGAGGAGCCGAGCCGGGCTCGGGAGCGCCTGAGCCGGCTTCCATCGAGACGGGCAGGCCCGGAGGGAACAGCTAGTGGCCGTCCGCAACCGCAACTTCTTCCTCGTTCCCTATGTCCTGTGGATTCTGCTGTTCGTGGCGGCGCCGATCGCGCTGACGCTGTACAAGTCCTTCTTCAATGTCGACGGCGCGTTCACGCTGGACAACTACGTCCGCTTCTTCACGCCGGTCTACCTCAAGATGACGCTGAGCTCGTTCTGGTACGCGTTCCTGATCACGCTGTTCTCGCTGCTGATCGCCTACCCGGCCGCCTGGCTGCTGACGCGGACGAAGCACAAGCAGCTGTGGCTGCTGCTCATCATCTTGCCGACCTGGATCAATCTGCTGCTCAAGGTGTACGCGTTCCTCGGCATCTTCGGGACGTACGGCGCCGTCAACCGCTCGCTGGAGTGGCTCGGCATCGGGGCGCAGCAAATTCTGTTCACCGACTTCAGCTTCGTGTTCGTCTCGGTCTACATCTTCATTCCGTTCATGATCCTGCCGATCTTCAATTCGCTCGAAGAGCTGAATCCGTCTCTCGTGTTCGCGGCGAGGGATCTCGGCGCATCGCCGTGGACGACGTTCCGCCGGGTCGTGTTCCCGCTGACGCTGGACGGCGTCAAGGCCGGCTGCCAGGCCGTGTTCATCCCGGCGCTGTCGCTGTTCATGATCACGCGGCTTGTCGCCGGCAACCGCGTCATTACGCTCGGCACGGCCATCGAGCAGCATTTTCTCGTCACGCAGGACTGGGGCATGGGCTCCACGATCGCGGTGTTTTTGATTATCGTCATGGTGCTGATCATGTTCGCAGCCGGTAAACGGGAGGTGAGAAGGTAGAAGTGAATGCCACCAGAAAATGGCCATGGTCCAATCTGTATCTGATCGCGGTCTTCGCGGTCATGTACGCGCCGATCTTCTATCTGACGTTCTACTCCTTCAACAGCGGCGGCACGATGCACGGCTACGAAGGGTTCACGCTGGATTGGTACAAGGAAGTGTTCGCCGATACCCGGCTGCTGATCATCGTGCTGAACACGCTCGTCATCGCCCTGCTGTCCGGCCTTCTGTCGACGGTGCTCGGCATCGTCGGCGCGCTCGCCATCTATGAGGTGCGACGGCGGCGGAACAAGAACACGCTGCTCAGCTTCAACAACGTGCTGATCGTAAGTCCCGACGTCATCATCGGCGCCTCGTTCCTCATCCTGTTCACGATGATCGGCATCCGGCTCGGCTTCTTCAGCGTGCTGCTGTCGCATATCGCCTTCAGCGTCCCGATCGTCGTGCTCATGGTGCTGCCCAAGCTGCAGGAGATGAGCCCGACGCTCATCGATGCCGCACGCGATCTCGGCGCGAGCCGCTGGCAGGTGCTTACGGGCGTCGTGCTGCCGTTCATCCGTCCGGGCATCTTCGCCGGCTTCTTCATGGCGCTGACCTACTCGCTGGACGACTTCGCGGTGACGTTCTTCGTCACCGGCAACGGCTTCTCCACGCTCTCGGTCGAGATCTACTCGAGGGCGCGCCAAGGCATCTCGCTGTCGATCAACGCCTTGTCGACGCTCATCTTCCTGTTCACGATCCTGCTCGTCACGGGGTATTACTTCATCACCCGGCGGAGCGGGGCGAGAGCCGGCTCGGCGTCGCGCGGCGGCGTCATGGCCGGAGCGGGAGAGGGGGAATCGCGATGAAGGGCTTGATCCAGGCTTTCGCCGCCATTCTGGTCGCCTCTCTCGGCTGCATGTACCTGGCTTCCTACCTCAATTCCAGCCAGGGATATTCCGGGTCCAATACGCTGACCATCTAAAACTGGGGCGATTACATCGATCCCGACCTGCTGACCAAATTCCAGAAGGAAACAGGCATCACCGTCATCTACCAGACGTTCGACTCCAACGAGGCGATGATGACGAAGGTGCAGCAGGGCGGCACGACGTTCGACGTCGCGGTCCCGTCCGAGTACGCCATCGACAAGATGAAGCAGGAGAACCTGCTGCTGCCGATCGACCACGATCGGCTGCCCAATCTCAAGCATATCGATTCTCGTTTCCTGAATCTAAGCTTCGACAAGGACAACCACTATTCCATCCCTTATTTCTGGGGAACGGTGGGCATCATCTACAATCCGGAGCTGACGCCCAAGGATCTCGTGTTCGACAGCTGGGACGACCTGTGGGATCCGCGCCTCAAGAACAACCTGCTGCTCGTCGACGGCGCGCGCGAGGTGATGGGCTTCGGCCTCAACAGCCTCGGCTATTCGCTCAACGACCGCAAGGAGGAGCATCTGCAGGAAGCGCTGCGCAAGCTGCAGAAGCTGACGCCGAACGTGAAGGCGATCGTCGGCGACGAGATCAAGATGCTGCTCGCGAACGAGGAAGCGGCCGCCGGAGTCGTCTGGTCGGGCGATGCGTCGGAAATCATGGACGAGAACGACAAGCTCGACTACGTCATTCCGAAGGAAGGCTCCAACGTCTGGTTCGACAACATGGTCATTCCGAGGACGGCACGCAATCTCGACGGAGCCTACAAGTTCATGAACTTCATGCTCGATCCGGCCAATGCCGCCCAGAACGCCGAGTACGTCGGCTACTCCACGCCGAACAAGGACGCGATTCCGCTCCTGCCCGAGGAAATCTCCTCGGACGAGCGCTTCTATCCGCCGGAGGAGCTGACGGGCCGGCTCGAGGTGTACGACAACCTCGGCAAGCGCATGCTCTCGCATTACAACGAGCTGTTCCTGGAGTTCAAGATGCACCGGAAGTAAAGGGCGTTCCGGGCATCCGTCAAATAAAAACCTGTTCCCGCGCATGGCTTCCAGGCGTGCCGGAACAGGTTTTTTTGTTCTTTCCTCCTCTCCGTGACGGAGCTTGCCGCGCAGAAGAGAGGGAAGGGCGGGCGGCGTGTGGAAGGATAGGGAGCAAGGGAAGGAATTCGGATATAAACGCATGGAGGAGAGAGCTGCATTGCCGATCGCACTGATATTCGACATGGACGGAACGCTTTTTCAAACGGACAAGATTTTAGAGATCTCCTTGCAGGATACGTTTGATTACTTGAAATCGCTTGGCGAATGGTCGGGCGCGGCTCCAATCGGGAAATACCGCGAGATCATGGGGGTTCCGCTGCCGGTCGTATGGAAAGCTCTATTGCCCGACCATACGGATGGCATCCGGCATAAGGCGAACGATCACTTTCATGTGCAGCTGATCGCGAACATTGCCGGCGGCCGAGGAGCCTTGTATCCTCACGTGATCGAAATATTCGATCGATTGAAGCAGGCCGGCGGCCCGATCTTCATCGCAAGCAACGGGCAGGTCGAGTATTTGAACGCGATTGTCAGCTATTACAAGCTTGACGCTTGGATCACGGAAACGTTCAGCATCCAGCACATCCCGTCTCAAGACAAGGGAGACCTGGTCGGCCATATCCTGAAGAAACATGACATCGAACAGGCAGCCGTCGTCGGCGACAGGCTGTCCGACAATGCCGCGAAAAAGAACGGCCTCATGGCGGTAGGCTGCCGCTTCGACTTTGCTCAAGAAGACGAGCTCAAGCAGGCCGACGCCGTCATCGATGATTTGCTGGAGCTGGCGGAGCTGTTCGATTTGCAGCCCTTCGGCCCTCATCGTAGATAGAAGCGCGTTTTTGTCGAGGATTCAGGAGCCCGAGGCAACTTTTATCCGCAAGCTCCGTCTAGAGAAAGGAGACTGGGAGTAAACCCCAGACGGGGAGGAACCGCTGCCGGTTATTCCGGCGGGATTCCTGCTCCACTACCTTCAACGATGGAAAGGATGCATGCCCATATGTTGACTTCTACCCGAAAAAACTCCGCTCTGCGGCTGTCTTCCGCGCTGCTTGGCGTATCCCTGCTGCTCGGAGCGACGATTCCCTCCGC encodes:
- a CDS encoding C40 family peptidase, with the protein product MRRIIWTGTAIAMLAAGGGAAYAVPGKSSYESGAKAGQETSPVASGQGLRSQQPGIEKPETRGTAYADGTAAKASAGMLGGSQTPAVSSASGAGGSSAPAAQGTQAGGSPQAASAAGSADRQQAAGAIADYALDQLGSPYAYGGASPTGFDASGFLYYIYRYSAAAVTLPRTIAEQFKQGADVGGQSLLLPGDAVFFRSGAAITFAGIYIGNREFAAATVDGVKLSSLSSAYWQERYAGARRMTGTGTGSASSGSTGSGSGSESGLAAPDSPSGTLAGTAYFSGISKFLAAAKPVLSQSAYTRLEEKAELGLQQYEHGLYADMLESHRDVADLIEALPAADRTAIGIKGSELYGSTLPAGLYDISAAGELKLHPESGYKVTLMQQAAAEQLWTQVKAMYPKAYLSLIRQFRLEIKRGAVSRTETIGKAQVRLVLDPSDLTPGAKERTRWALAHELGRLVTQQGPAGSELDHLGSPSAAADGAGGIVGSAYAGPAPGSGQWAYFRKDSLMTRYYSKFWTPEVVRDARAGKPMTAIYTKLFFREASAYQAGEDIADAWAAFILYDKPIKPVDRRDEKVLFFYSSPELAAVRTEVRKGMALAKSYPKTTTFADLIGPRTW
- a CDS encoding ABC transporter ATP-binding protein, with protein sequence MNDSKVISFRGVTKQYDDDVPVLKDVSFDIERGKFYTLLGPSGCGKTTILRLIAGFMEPTAGEILMDGKSINSVPANKRQVNTVFQDYALFPHLNVYDNVAFGLRIRKLKGAEIERKVKEALRFVNLEGYDKREIREMSGGQRQRVAIARAIVNEPQVLLLDEPLSALDLKLRYEMQYELRELQRRLGITFIFVTHDQEEALAMSDEIFVLNKGIIEQSGTPTDIYDEPINRFVADFIGESNIVPGRMLEDYKVEFAGQAFTCVDRGLRRGEPVEVVLRPEDLEMKPADEGQLRAVVETQLFRGVHYEIICRDDIGNEWMVHSTRKAIVGEIIGLDFEPEAIHVMRFGESEADFDRRLEGYEDADGTREAAEAGGAAGGTDAAGAAGGGAEPGSGAPEPASIETGRPGGNS
- a CDS encoding ABC transporter permease; the encoded protein is MAVRNRNFFLVPYVLWILLFVAAPIALTLYKSFFNVDGAFTLDNYVRFFTPVYLKMTLSSFWYAFLITLFSLLIAYPAAWLLTRTKHKQLWLLLIILPTWINLLLKVYAFLGIFGTYGAVNRSLEWLGIGAQQILFTDFSFVFVSVYIFIPFMILPIFNSLEELNPSLVFAARDLGASPWTTFRRVVFPLTLDGVKAGCQAVFIPALSLFMITRLVAGNRVITLGTAIEQHFLVTQDWGMGSTIAVFLIIVMVLIMFAAGKREVRR
- a CDS encoding ABC transporter permease yields the protein MYAPIFYLTFYSFNSGGTMHGYEGFTLDWYKEVFADTRLLIIVLNTLVIALLSGLLSTVLGIVGALAIYEVRRRRNKNTLLSFNNVLIVSPDVIIGASFLILFTMIGIRLGFFSVLLSHIAFSVPIVVLMVLPKLQEMSPTLIDAARDLGASRWQVLTGVVLPFIRPGIFAGFFMALTYSLDDFAVTFFVTGNGFSTLSVEIYSRARQGISLSINALSTLIFLFTILLVTGYYFITRRSGARAGSASRGGVMAGAGEGESR
- a CDS encoding HAD family hydrolase; protein product: MPIALIFDMDGTLFQTDKILEISLQDTFDYLKSLGEWSGAAPIGKYREIMGVPLPVVWKALLPDHTDGIRHKANDHFHVQLIANIAGGRGALYPHVIEIFDRLKQAGGPIFIASNGQVEYLNAIVSYYKLDAWITETFSIQHIPSQDKGDLVGHILKKHDIEQAAVVGDRLSDNAAKKNGLMAVGCRFDFAQEDELKQADAVIDDLLELAELFDLQPFGPHRR